One region of Lathamus discolor isolate bLatDis1 chromosome 2, bLatDis1.hap1, whole genome shotgun sequence genomic DNA includes:
- the JPH1 gene encoding junctophilin-1 isoform X2, which translates to MTGGRFDFDDGGTYCGGWEDGKAHGHGICTGPKGQGEYAGSWSHGFEVAGGYTWPSGNTYLGYWAQGKRHGLGVETKGRWMYRGEWSHGFKGRYGVRQSLSTPARYEGTWSNGLQDGYGVETYGDGGTYQGQWTGGMRHGYGVRQSVPYGMATVIRSPLRTSLASLRSEQSNGTVLHDATSDSPAGTRGGFVLNFHSDAEAMGIKKKGGLFRRGSLLGSIKLRKSESRSSISSKRSSVRSDAAMSRISSSDANSTISFGDGDCDYSPMEDHVDATTTETYMGEWKNDKRSGFGISERSNGMKYEGEWLNNRRHGYGCTMFPDGTKEEGKYKNNVLVRGIRKQLIPIRNTKTREKVDRAIEGAQRAAAMARTKVEIATSRQAFPEICCGPQKSQEMCMKENLHAVLEGEYLITLGAVQLIPDLVWSLV; encoded by the exons ATGACGGGCGGCCGGTTCGACTTCGACGATGGCGGCACCTACTGCGGCGGCTGGGAAGACGGGAAAGCCCACGGGCATGGCATCTGCACCGGGCCCAAGGGGCAGGGCGAGTACGCCGGCTCCTGGTCCCACGGCTTCGAGGTGGCGGGCGGCTACACCTGGCCCAGCGGCAATACCTACCTGGGCTACTGGGCGCAGGGCAAGCGCCACGGGCTGGGCGTGGAGACGAAGGGCAGGTGGATGTACCGCGGTGAGTGGTCCCACGGCTTCAAGGGGCGCTACGGCGTgcggcagagcctcagcacgCCGGCCCGCTACGAGGGCACCTGGAGCAACGGGCTGCAGGACGGATACGGCGTCGAGACCTACGGGGACGGAG GTACATACCAGGGGCAATGGACAGGAGGGATGCGACATGGCTATGGTGTACGTCAGAGTGTACCCTATGGCATGGCAACTGTGATCCGTTCACCCCTCCGAACATCTCTTGCTTCACTTCGAAGTGAGCAGAGCAACGGCACTGTTCTGCATGATGCCACTTCAGACAGTCCAGCTGGAACAAGAGGAGGTTTTGTGCTCAATTTCCACAGTGATGCAGAGGCAATGGGCATTAAGAAAAAAGGAGGCTTATTCAGAAGAGGATCACTTCTTGGTAGTATAAAACTTAGAAAATCTGAATCTAGGTCATCGATATCTAGCAAACGGAGCTCTGTTAGGAGTGATGCTGCTATGAGCAGAATTAGTTCTAGTGATGCCAACTCTACAATTAGTTTTGGAGACGGTGACTGTGATTATTCCCCCATGGAAGACCATGTTGATGCTACCACTACAGAAACCTATATGGGTGAATGGAAGAATGACAAGCGCAGTGGTTTTGGTATTAGTGAGCGTTCAAATGGTATGAAATATGAAGGAGAATGGCTAAATAACAGGAGGCATGGATATGGATGTACCATGTTTCCAGATGGCAccaaagaagagggaaaatacaaaaataacgTTTTAGTCCGTGGAATAAGAAAGCAACTTATACCAATACGAAACACAAAAACTAGAGAAAAGGTGGATAGAGCAATAGAGGGTGCACAGCGAGCAGCTGCCATGGCAAGAACCAAAGTGGAAATTGCAACTTCAAG ACAGGCTTTTCCTGAAATATGCTGTGGACCACAAAAGAGCCAGGAAATGTGCatgaaagaaaatcttcatGCTGTTTTAGAAGGGGAATATCTCATTACACTCGGAGCTGTACAACTGATTCCTGATCTAGTGTGGTCACTAGTGTGA